In Vibrio tritonius, the following are encoded in one genomic region:
- a CDS encoding iron-containing alcohol dehydrogenase, with the protein MFEFMTPTKIIFGAGSLLHALPQIRQIGYSILLVSGRTQERAQPIVQDFQKHHKRYQHVAVSSEPNITMIEETASLARRFKVDAVVAIGGGSVLDTGKALAAIIPNQGSVYDYVEVIGRSVPLKAKPLPFIAIPTTASTGSEVTKNAVLRSGQDKIKVSLRSADMMPDVAIVDPTLTYGTNLYLSGRGAMDAFTHLMEAYVCGVPNLLTDMVCEEGLSRIAHSIIDACVLDEPKARRDLSFAAMLGGLALSNAKLGAAHGLASALGGKLDAPHSVITARLSPYVMHENIELARQHQADDILQRYYRIAQILTDRRNVNLEDGVLWVNMILERLQLPTLDHFGVCQTSFQDVVRDALQSNSIKGNPLPLTEARLMSILNHVCQCRTRTETEKEQTVEHNAVALIKQTEGQKSGDKQPLERE; encoded by the coding sequence ATGTTTGAATTTATGACCCCCACAAAGATCATTTTTGGTGCCGGTTCATTACTACACGCTTTGCCTCAGATTCGCCAGATAGGTTACAGCATACTGTTAGTCTCGGGGCGAACTCAGGAACGCGCACAACCTATTGTGCAGGATTTTCAAAAGCATCATAAGCGTTATCAACATGTTGCTGTATCGAGTGAGCCGAATATCACTATGATTGAAGAGACCGCAAGTCTTGCAAGGCGCTTTAAAGTGGATGCTGTTGTCGCAATTGGCGGTGGCAGTGTGCTTGATACAGGTAAAGCTCTGGCGGCGATCATACCTAACCAAGGCTCTGTATATGATTATGTGGAAGTGATTGGTCGTAGTGTTCCTCTCAAGGCAAAACCGTTACCCTTTATCGCCATTCCAACCACCGCAAGCACGGGCTCGGAAGTGACAAAAAATGCGGTATTACGCTCTGGGCAAGACAAAATTAAAGTGAGTTTGCGTAGCGCAGATATGATGCCAGATGTGGCAATTGTTGATCCAACGTTAACCTACGGAACGAATCTTTATCTTTCAGGCCGTGGAGCAATGGATGCCTTTACCCATTTGATGGAGGCTTATGTGTGTGGTGTACCCAACTTGCTAACCGATATGGTTTGTGAAGAGGGGTTATCCCGTATCGCTCATTCAATCATTGATGCCTGTGTTCTGGATGAACCAAAGGCAAGGCGTGATCTTTCATTTGCTGCCATGTTAGGAGGGCTGGCGCTGAGCAATGCAAAATTAGGTGCTGCCCATGGGTTAGCTTCCGCATTGGGAGGGAAACTGGACGCTCCACACAGTGTGATTACCGCGCGTCTATCTCCTTACGTGATGCATGAAAATATCGAGTTAGCTCGTCAGCATCAAGCGGATGATATTTTGCAGCGTTACTACCGAATTGCTCAAATTCTTACCGATAGGCGTAATGTGAATCTTGAAGATGGTGTTTTATGGGTCAATATGATTTTGGAGCGTTTACAACTGCCTACGCTAGATCACTTTGGTGTTTGCCAAACTTCTTTTCAAGATGTTGTTCGAGATGCTTTGCAATCTAATTCAATCAAAGGGAACCCTTTGCCGTTAACGGAAGCTCGATTGATGAGCATTTTGAATCATGTTTGTCAGTGTAGGACGCGAACAGAAACGGAGAAGGAGCAAACTGTGGAGCACAATGCGGTTGCGTTAATTAAGCAAACCGAAGGGCAGAAAAGTGGAGATAAGCAACCTTTAGAAAGAGAATGA
- a CDS encoding aspartate:alanine antiporter, protein MNIDVVLLLKQNPILLIFVVLAIGLSIGKIRIGSFQLGNSIGVLVTSLVMGHLGFSFSSESLTIGFMLFIYCVGIEAGPNFFGIFFRDGKHYLILSLTVLITAMWITYFGSYYLDLDFGLSAGMMAGALTSTPVLVGAQDAINSGLAEVPHNKDLSLILDSVSVGYAMAYLVGLISMIMFAKLLPKLQKQNLSDSAQQIARERGLGGNSQRKVYLPIIRAYRVGPELTNWVDGRNLRELGIYRQTGCYIERVRRNGILAHPDGDAILQEGDEIALVGFPDSHARLDPSFRNGKEVFDRNLLDLRISEEEIVVKSDAIAGKRLSELNLSEYGCFLNRVVRAQIEMPMDSDIVLAKGDVLQVSGEKSRVQGLADKIGFISIHSQMADLIAFCSFFILGILFGLITMTFGQVSFSLGNAVGLLLSGITLGFLRANHPTFGYVPQGALNMVKDLGLMFFMVGIGLSAGGQMFEHLSDIGFKIFGLAFLVSVVPVVFAYLVGAYILKMNRALLFGAIIGARTCAPAMDIVNEYAKSTIPALGYAGTYAIANILMTLAGTILILLN, encoded by the coding sequence GTGAATATAGACGTCGTACTCTTGCTAAAGCAAAATCCCATTCTTCTTATCTTCGTCGTTTTAGCCATTGGGCTTTCCATTGGTAAAATCAGGATAGGTAGTTTTCAACTAGGAAACTCCATCGGTGTATTGGTCACCTCTCTTGTCATGGGGCACCTTGGTTTTTCTTTCAGTTCCGAATCACTCACCATTGGGTTCATGCTGTTTATCTACTGTGTAGGTATCGAAGCGGGGCCCAATTTTTTTGGCATTTTTTTCCGCGATGGGAAACATTACCTCATCCTGAGTTTAACGGTGTTAATCACCGCGATGTGGATCACCTATTTTGGTAGCTACTACCTTGATCTCGATTTTGGTCTCTCTGCCGGTATGATGGCTGGGGCACTAACATCAACCCCTGTTCTCGTAGGGGCTCAAGATGCCATTAACTCCGGATTAGCAGAAGTGCCTCACAATAAAGACCTATCACTTATTTTGGATAGCGTCTCTGTCGGTTATGCAATGGCTTATTTAGTCGGCTTAATCAGTATGATTATGTTCGCTAAGTTGCTACCTAAACTACAAAAGCAAAATCTTTCCGACTCAGCGCAACAAATTGCCCGCGAACGAGGCCTAGGCGGAAATAGCCAGCGTAAAGTCTATTTACCAATTATTCGGGCTTACCGTGTTGGTCCTGAACTTACCAATTGGGTTGATGGACGTAATCTTCGCGAACTCGGGATTTATCGCCAAACGGGGTGTTACATCGAGCGAGTACGCCGTAACGGTATTCTTGCCCACCCGGATGGGGATGCCATTTTACAAGAAGGCGATGAAATTGCGTTGGTGGGTTTTCCTGATAGCCATGCTCGACTGGATCCTAGTTTTCGTAACGGAAAAGAAGTTTTTGACCGCAACCTACTCGACTTACGTATCTCAGAAGAAGAGATCGTTGTAAAAAGTGATGCCATTGCCGGTAAACGTCTATCTGAATTAAATCTCTCTGAATACGGCTGTTTCTTAAACCGAGTTGTCCGTGCTCAAATTGAGATGCCAATGGATTCTGATATCGTGCTCGCGAAAGGGGATGTGCTGCAAGTCAGTGGCGAGAAAAGCCGAGTCCAAGGGCTAGCCGATAAAATCGGGTTTATCTCGATTCATAGCCAAATGGCAGACCTGATCGCGTTCTGTAGCTTCTTTATTCTTGGCATTCTGTTTGGCCTGATTACCATGACCTTTGGTCAGGTTTCTTTTAGCCTAGGCAATGCCGTTGGTTTATTGTTGTCGGGTATTACGTTAGGTTTCTTGCGCGCGAACCACCCAACGTTTGGCTATGTGCCACAAGGGGCGTTAAACATGGTCAAAGACCTAGGGTTAATGTTCTTTATGGTGGGCATTGGTTTGAGCGCCGGTGGGCAGATGTTCGAACACCTCTCCGACATCGGCTTTAAAATATTTGGCCTCGCCTTCTTAGTCAGTGTTGTACCTGTGGTATTTGCCTACCTTGTTGGAGCTTACATTCTTAAGATGAACCGCGCCTTACTATTTGGGGCCATCATTGGTGCCCGTACTTGCGCACCGGCTATGGACATTGTGAACGAATACGCTAAATCAACCATTCCAGCATTAGGTTACGCTGGCACTTATGCCATCGCCAATATTCTGATGACTCTTGCTGGTACGATACTAATATTGTTGAATTAA
- a CDS encoding MurR/RpiR family transcriptional regulator gives MNTLEKIQKNLENFSKSERKVAEVIMASPQTAIHSSIATLAKMADVSEPTVNRFCRRLDTKGFPDFKLHLAQSLANGTPYVNRNVEEEDGPDAYTHKIFESTMACLDVAKNSIDPVQINRAVDLLTQAKRISFFGLGASSAVARDAQNKFIRFNIPITCFEDIVMQRMSCINCTDNDVIVLISHTGRTKSQVEIAHLAKENGATVIAITAKDSPLDKASSLSICLDVPEDTDVYMPMASRVVQMTVIDVLATGFTLRRGSGFRENLKRVKEALKDSRYDKYSNLS, from the coding sequence ATGAATACATTAGAAAAAATCCAAAAAAATCTGGAAAATTTTAGCAAGTCTGAGCGTAAGGTAGCGGAAGTCATTATGGCCTCCCCTCAAACTGCCATTCACTCAAGCATTGCCACTTTAGCCAAAATGGCCGATGTCAGCGAACCAACTGTAAACCGTTTTTGTCGCCGCTTAGACACAAAAGGCTTTCCCGACTTTAAATTGCACCTTGCACAAAGCTTAGCTAATGGCACTCCGTACGTTAACCGTAACGTTGAAGAAGAGGATGGTCCAGATGCTTACACGCACAAGATTTTTGAATCAACCATGGCGTGTTTGGATGTAGCAAAAAACAGCATAGACCCCGTACAAATCAATCGAGCTGTCGACCTATTGACTCAAGCGAAACGCATCTCTTTCTTTGGCTTAGGCGCTTCCTCTGCTGTCGCACGTGATGCACAAAACAAATTTATTCGTTTTAATATTCCTATCACCTGTTTTGAAGACATTGTGATGCAACGAATGAGCTGTATTAACTGCACAGATAACGATGTAATTGTGTTGATTTCGCACACTGGCCGAACCAAAAGCCAAGTGGAAATTGCTCATTTAGCCAAAGAAAATGGTGCTACAGTCATTGCGATTACTGCAAAAGACTCACCACTCGACAAAGCAAGCTCATTGTCGATCTGCTTGGATGTCCCAGAAGATACCGACGTTTATATGCCCATGGCAAGCCGCGTAGTACAAATGACGGTGATTGACGTATTAGCAACTGGCTTCACATTGCGCCGCGGCTCTGGTTTCCGTGAAAACCTCAAGCGTGTAAAAGAAGCTTTGAAGGATTCGCGCTACGATAAATACTCGAATTTATCTTAA
- a CDS encoding GrxA family glutaredoxin, with product MFVVIFGRPGCPYCVRAKEHAETLKEKHEDFNYRYVDIQAEGISKEDLSKSVGKPVETVPQIFIDQKPIGGCTEFEAFAKENLGLFD from the coding sequence ATGTTTGTAGTAATTTTTGGTCGTCCAGGTTGCCCATACTGTGTTCGTGCAAAAGAGCACGCAGAAACTCTGAAAGAAAAACACGAAGATTTCAACTACCGCTATGTTGATATTCAAGCGGAAGGCATCAGTAAAGAAGACCTATCTAAAAGTGTAGGTAAACCAGTTGAAACTGTTCCACAAATCTTTATTGATCAAAAACCTATCGGCGGCTGCACAGAATTTGAAGCATTCGCAAAAGAAAACCTAGGTCTGTTCGACTAA